In Desulfuromonadaceae bacterium, a single window of DNA contains:
- a CDS encoding peptidylprolyl isomerase gives MTYAKQGDSVKIHYQGTLSDGELFDSSRDRDPLEFRIGEQQVIPGFEKAVIGMSINGKKTVTIAAEDAYGPLMDQLIAQVDREQLPEDLTPELGMQLQMMQEAGEPLIVTVTEMDDKTITIDANHPLAGKDLTFDLELVAIS, from the coding sequence ATGACCTATGCTAAACAAGGGGATTCCGTCAAAATTCATTATCAGGGCACTTTGAGCGATGGCGAGCTGTTCGACTCATCCAGGGACCGTGACCCACTTGAATTCAGGATCGGTGAACAACAAGTTATCCCCGGTTTTGAAAAAGCGGTGATCGGTATGTCAATCAATGGAAAAAAGACCGTCACCATTGCCGCGGAAGACGCCTACGGTCCGCTGATGGATCAACTGATCGCGCAGGTTGACCGTGAACAACTGCCTGAAGATCTGACCCCTGAACTGGGAATGCAATTACAGATGATGCAGGAAGCAGGCGAACCGCTGATCGTCACGGTCACTGAAATGGATGACAAGACCATCACCATTGACGCCAATCACCCGTTGGCGGGGAAAGACCTGACCTTCGACCTGGAGTTGGTCGCTATCAGCTGA
- the fetB gene encoding iron export ABC transporter permease subunit FetB — MNNAIVDLSLSDLALAYTLILVSLALSRWQRIGRERQLLWASFRMVAQLLAVGYVLHLVFAIPHPGAILLILLVMLGFAMQVIGERVKDRMPRFYRIIGGSLLVGCGAVTFILCIAIVGFTPWYDPQYLIPLAGMIIGNTMNAASLAAERLASEIRNRREEIECWLCLGATPRRACREAIREAFRAALIPSTNTMAAMGIVAMPGMMTGQILSGIEPMIAVRYQIVIMCAIVGSVGVTSLLIVLLGYRGYFTHAKQLRPDPQQPRIDGNQT, encoded by the coding sequence ATGAATAATGCCATCGTCGATCTCAGTCTCTCTGACCTTGCACTGGCCTATACCCTGATTCTGGTCAGCCTCGCCCTGTCACGCTGGCAACGTATCGGTCGTGAACGTCAACTGCTCTGGGCATCATTTCGCATGGTCGCCCAATTGCTGGCGGTCGGTTATGTCCTTCATCTGGTCTTCGCCATCCCCCATCCCGGTGCGATCCTGCTCATCCTGCTGGTGATGCTCGGCTTTGCCATGCAAGTCATCGGCGAGCGGGTCAAAGATCGCATGCCGCGTTTTTATCGCATTATCGGTGGTTCTTTGCTGGTCGGCTGCGGCGCGGTAACCTTTATCCTCTGCATCGCGATCGTCGGCTTTACCCCCTGGTATGACCCCCAATACCTGATCCCGCTGGCCGGAATGATTATCGGCAACACCATGAACGCTGCCAGCCTTGCCGCCGAACGACTGGCGAGTGAAATTCGCAACCGCCGGGAAGAAATCGAGTGCTGGCTGTGTCTTGGTGCCACGCCCCGACGCGCCTGCCGTGAAGCGATCCGTGAGGCGTTTCGCGCCGCGCTGATCCCTTCGACCAACACCATGGCAGCGATGGGGATCGTCGCTATGCCGGGGATGATGACCGGGCAGATTCTTTCGGGCATTGAACCGATGATTGCGGTCCGCTACCAGATCGTGATCATGTGTGCCATTGTCGGCAGCGTTGGCGTGACCTCGTTGCTTATCGTCCTGCTCGGTTATCGAGGGTACTTCACGCACGCCAAACAATTGCGCCCTGATCCGCAACAGCCACGGATCGACGGGAATCAGACGTAA
- a CDS encoding ATP-binding cassette domain-containing protein, protein MTLRFTNISKTCPLPYGLKVVLDDISASIPSGTISALIGPSGGGKTTLLRLLNRLDDPTSGKIFLDEQDITTIDPLLLRRTVSLLPQKPLMFPGTVRDNLRIPLALHGRPQKTDTQQGELLRRCQLEPELLGQIAQTLSIGQQQRVALARTLLLEPQVLLLDEPTGALDRRTADRLANLLIESGLTVVMISHDLRLCERVATQLLYLENGKLIETGPPTRLLNHPRSVALRDFLAEPATVKVADE, encoded by the coding sequence ATGACCCTGCGTTTTACAAATATCTCTAAAACCTGCCCCCTGCCTTACGGCTTGAAGGTCGTTCTCGACGATATTTCCGCGAGCATCCCAAGCGGCACCATTAGCGCTCTGATCGGTCCGTCCGGAGGGGGGAAGACCACCCTGCTGCGCCTGCTTAACCGTCTCGACGATCCGACCTCCGGAAAAATATTTCTCGACGAACAAGATATCACCACCATCGACCCGCTGCTGCTGCGCCGCACCGTCTCCCTGCTGCCGCAAAAACCGCTGATGTTTCCCGGCACTGTCCGCGACAACCTGCGGATTCCCCTGGCCCTGCACGGACGGCCGCAAAAGACCGACACGCAACAAGGCGAGCTTCTCCGTCGCTGCCAGCTCGAACCGGAGCTGCTCGGGCAAATTGCCCAGACTCTCTCAATCGGCCAACAGCAACGTGTCGCCCTCGCCCGAACCCTGCTCCTTGAACCACAGGTGCTGCTCCTCGACGAACCGACCGGCGCCCTCGACCGGCGCACGGCGGATCGCCTTGCGAATCTGCTGATCGAGAGCGGCCTGACGGTCGTGATGATCAGTCACGACCTGCGGCTGTGTGAACGTGTCGCCACGCAACTACTCTATCTTGAAAACGGCAAGCTGATTGAAACCGGGCCGCCAACGCGATTACTGAACCATCCGCGAAGCGTCGCGCTTCGCGACTTTCTGGCCGAGCCCGCAACAGTGAAGGTCGCCGATGAATAA
- a CDS encoding uracil-DNA glycosylase yields the protein MPDQISNDMYEAVGAARALLTQLHDYGVTEFIASAPREPAPCPPGESISHNGVPCRQETLEEITVELGDCQRCPLCEKRTRLVFGVGDPNARLVFVGEGPGREEDQRGEPFVGEAGQLLDRIIAAIGLSRAEVYICNVVKCRPPGNRDPHPEEIATCEVFLRRQLAAIQPEMIVALGKFAAQSLLRKTIPISQLRGHWEEYAGIPLMPTFHPAYLLRNPSSKREVWEDMKQVIRRLRENGERFSHKDHKPLT from the coding sequence ATGCCCGATCAAATCAGCAACGACATGTATGAAGCGGTCGGCGCGGCGCGTGCGCTCTTGACCCAGTTACATGATTACGGGGTCACTGAGTTTATCGCTTCCGCACCACGCGAACCAGCCCCTTGCCCACCGGGAGAATCCATCTCTCACAACGGCGTCCCTTGTCGGCAAGAAACGCTTGAAGAAATTACCGTTGAGCTCGGAGATTGTCAACGTTGTCCGCTCTGTGAAAAACGCACCAGACTGGTCTTTGGCGTCGGCGACCCGAATGCGCGGCTGGTTTTTGTCGGCGAGGGCCCGGGGCGCGAAGAGGATCAACGTGGCGAACCGTTTGTCGGTGAAGCGGGGCAGCTCCTTGACCGCATCATTGCCGCCATCGGCCTGAGTCGGGCGGAGGTCTACATCTGCAATGTCGTCAAGTGCCGCCCCCCCGGCAATCGCGATCCACACCCTGAAGAAATCGCGACGTGTGAAGTATTTCTGCGCCGGCAACTGGCTGCAATTCAACCAGAGATGATTGTTGCACTGGGGAAATTTGCCGCCCAGAGTTTGTTGCGTAAGACGATCCCGATCAGCCAGTTACGCGGACATTGGGAGGAGTACGCAGGGATTCCACTAATGCCAACTTTTCATCCGGCGTACCTGCTGCGCAATCCCTCATCCAAGCGTGAGGTTTGGGAGGACATGAAACAGGTGATACGGCGGTTGCGAGAAAACGGAGAACGTTTCAGTCACAAAGATCATAAGCCGCTGACATGA
- a CDS encoding zinc dependent phospholipase C family protein, translating to MKGNVLKILFILVLLLLSPDCVWAWGVGAHLQFGAEILGALDALPEATAALLRAWPHDFLYGCISADITLAKKYTHHSKHCHSWRMGRKILAAAKNDAQRACGYGYLAHLAADSVAHCYFVPYKLVRTYNTVIHRHAYWEMRFESRVPAAIWELARDVAQRKFRQHDAMMRRVLSDTIFSFKTNKHLFNSLLLLNRLHQWQQVLRAMEGSSRWRIADVDREEYLTHSVQAIFSILNEGDDSPFFRADPTGERALTAAAILRKNLHHLWLEGKLSTEDAALILDGLKIRFRDGVLNPDEILDLIAVT from the coding sequence ATGAAAGGTAACGTGCTGAAAATATTATTTATCCTCGTTTTACTGCTATTGTCTCCCGACTGCGTCTGGGCCTGGGGGGTCGGTGCGCACTTGCAGTTCGGCGCGGAAATTCTCGGTGCCTTGGATGCCCTGCCTGAGGCGACGGCGGCGTTGTTGCGTGCCTGGCCGCACGATTTTCTCTATGGCTGTATCAGCGCCGATATCACCCTTGCCAAAAAATATACCCATCATTCGAAGCATTGTCATTCGTGGCGGATGGGAAGAAAAATTCTTGCTGCTGCGAAAAACGATGCGCAACGCGCTTGTGGCTACGGTTACCTGGCTCACCTGGCCGCCGATTCGGTTGCTCATTGCTACTTTGTGCCGTACAAACTGGTGCGGACGTACAACACCGTTATCCATCGTCACGCTTATTGGGAAATGCGCTTTGAAAGTCGGGTTCCTGCAGCAATCTGGGAGCTGGCACGCGATGTTGCCCAGCGCAAATTTCGCCAGCACGATGCGATGATGCGCAGGGTGCTGTCCGATACCATTTTTTCGTTTAAAACCAATAAACATTTATTCAACTCGTTGTTGTTGCTCAATCGTCTCCATCAGTGGCAACAGGTGTTGCGCGCGATGGAAGGCTCCTCGCGTTGGCGAATTGCAGATGTCGATCGTGAAGAATATCTGACCCATTCGGTGCAGGCAATTTTCAGTATTTTAAACGAGGGGGATGATAGCCCTTTTTTCAGGGCTGATCCGACCGGAGAACGGGCTTTGACCGCTGCCGCCATCCTGCGTAAAAACCTCCATCATCTGTGGCTCGAAGGGAAACTCTCCACTGAAGACGCAGCACTGATTCTCGACGGGCTGAAAATCCGTTTTCGCGACGGGGTGCTGAATCCAGACGAGATTCTTGATCTGATTGCCGTTACCTGA